In Alphaproteobacteria bacterium, one DNA window encodes the following:
- a CDS encoding aspartate aminotransferase family protein, whose protein sequence is MRDYRGSIALYEESRRHMAGGVSSNVRYASVPVPLFFSRGEGARLTDVDGNVHIDYVLGNGPAILGHAPPEVIRAVADSLADGQVFAAQHRREAELAQRLCGLLPGAELVRFATSGTEAVLMALRIARAFTGRRKVVKFEGHYHGWTDQTYISVRPGGNEAGPADQPVPVAESEGIAPGTLDDVIVRGWNDLEGLEALFAKQGGEIAGVIMEPVMVNGGAILAHPGYLQGVADLCRRHGTLFICDEVITGFRAGLRGAQGRFGFTADLSIYAKAVAAGFPLAMVAGRREVMEILQSRNVMHGGTYNGNVQSMAAALAALDLLERDGGAIYAAMEKRGARLMRELETLGRRHGLPILAQGLPTIFQTFITTGPPPRNFRESAATDRDRAMALSRALQDEGVRVNQRCSWFLSTAHDDATIDETLAAADRAMARVAAG, encoded by the coding sequence ATGCGCGACTATCGAGGGTCCATTGCGCTCTACGAGGAGTCGCGCCGCCATATGGCCGGCGGCGTCAGCAGCAATGTCCGCTACGCCAGCGTGCCGGTGCCGCTGTTCTTCAGCCGCGGCGAGGGCGCGCGGCTGACCGACGTCGACGGCAATGTGCATATCGACTACGTGCTGGGCAACGGCCCGGCGATCCTCGGCCACGCGCCGCCGGAGGTGATCAGGGCGGTGGCCGACAGCCTCGCCGACGGCCAGGTGTTCGCTGCCCAGCATCGCCGCGAGGCCGAGCTGGCGCAGCGGCTGTGCGGCCTGCTGCCCGGCGCCGAGCTTGTGCGCTTCGCGACCTCCGGCACCGAGGCGGTGCTGATGGCGCTGCGCATCGCACGCGCCTTCACCGGCCGGCGCAAGGTGGTGAAGTTCGAGGGCCACTATCACGGCTGGACCGACCAGACCTATATCAGCGTGCGGCCGGGCGGCAACGAGGCCGGCCCGGCCGACCAGCCGGTGCCGGTGGCGGAGTCCGAGGGCATCGCGCCCGGCACGCTCGACGACGTGATCGTGCGCGGATGGAACGATCTCGAGGGACTGGAGGCGCTGTTCGCGAAGCAGGGCGGCGAGATCGCCGGCGTGATCATGGAGCCTGTCATGGTCAACGGCGGCGCGATCCTGGCGCACCCCGGCTATCTGCAGGGCGTCGCCGATCTCTGCCGCAGGCACGGCACCTTGTTCATCTGCGACGAGGTGATCACCGGCTTTCGCGCCGGGCTGAGGGGCGCGCAGGGCCGCTTCGGCTTCACCGCCGACCTGTCGATCTACGCCAAGGCGGTGGCGGCGGGCTTTCCGCTGGCGATGGTCGCGGGCCGGCGCGAGGTGATGGAGATCCTGCAGAGCCGCAACGTCATGCATGGCGGCACCTACAACGGCAATGTCCAGAGCATGGCCGCGGCGCTGGCCGCGCTGGACCTGCTGGAGCGCGACGGCGGGGCGATCTACGCGGCGATGGAGAAGCGCGGCGCGCGGCTGATGCGCGAGCTCGAGACGCTGGGCAGGCGCCACGGCCTGCCGATCCTCGCGCAGGGCCTGCCGACGATCTTCCAGACCTTCATCACGACTGGGCCACCGCCACGAAACTTCCGCGAATCCGCGGCCACCGACCGCGACCGCGCCATGGCGCTCAGCCGCGCGCTGCAGGACGAGGGCGTGCGGGTGAACCAGCGTTGCTCGTGGTTCCTCTCCACCGCGCACGACGATGCGACCATCGACGAGACCCTGGCCGCCGCCGACCGCGCCATGGCGCGGGTGGCGGCGGGCTGA
- a CDS encoding aminotransferase class III-fold pyridoxal phosphate-dependent enzyme, with product MDGASRVNIDLASALAEVEREYVAARPKSQAQAERAGKSMPGGNTRTVLFYGPFPAVIDRGEGPTLIDIDGNRYIDFLGEYTAGLYGHSHPVIMQVLHETLDKGVSFGGPNVNEAELSRLVCERFPSVELVRFTNSGTEGNIMALGTARAFTGREKILGIAGGYHGGVLYFGSGAPSPINAPYPFVLAPYNDIEGTRALMRQHAAELAAIIVEPMIGNSGIPADVDYLKMLREEATAHGIVLIFDEVMTSRLSPGGLQLKHGITPDMTTFGKYIGGGMSFGAFGGRGDIMRRYDPRQADAWPHAGTFNNNVLTMAAGVAGLTKIYTPQKSIELSARGDAFRAKLNAIGAKAGVPLMCTGMGSINVVHFQRTPLRRPADAGKTPIEARALFQLSMLGRGYYIARRGFSSLSVVLEPQHYDGFHAAVEAFCEEYRSVLQALDG from the coding sequence ATGGACGGCGCGAGTCGCGTCAATATCGATCTGGCCTCGGCGCTGGCCGAGGTCGAGCGCGAGTACGTCGCGGCGCGGCCGAAAAGCCAGGCGCAGGCCGAGCGCGCCGGCAAGTCGATGCCCGGCGGCAACACGCGCACGGTGCTGTTCTACGGCCCCTTCCCCGCGGTGATCGATCGCGGCGAAGGGCCGACCTTGATCGACATCGACGGCAACCGCTACATCGACTTCCTCGGCGAGTACACCGCCGGTCTCTACGGCCATTCGCATCCGGTGATCATGCAGGTGCTGCACGAGACGCTCGACAAGGGCGTGTCGTTCGGCGGGCCCAACGTCAACGAGGCCGAGCTGTCGCGGCTGGTCTGCGAGCGCTTCCCCTCGGTCGAGCTGGTGCGCTTCACCAACTCGGGCACCGAGGGCAACATCATGGCGCTGGGCACCGCGCGTGCCTTCACCGGCCGGGAGAAGATCCTCGGCATCGCCGGCGGCTATCACGGCGGCGTGCTCTACTTCGGCAGCGGCGCGCCGTCGCCGATCAACGCGCCCTACCCCTTCGTGCTGGCGCCCTACAACGACATCGAGGGCACACGCGCGCTGATGCGGCAGCACGCGGCCGAGCTCGCCGCCATCATCGTCGAGCCGATGATCGGCAATTCCGGCATCCCCGCCGACGTCGACTATCTGAAGATGCTGCGCGAGGAGGCGACGGCGCACGGCATCGTGCTGATCTTCGACGAGGTGATGACCTCGCGCCTGTCGCCCGGCGGCCTGCAGCTCAAGCACGGCATCACCCCCGACATGACCACCTTCGGCAAGTATATCGGCGGCGGCATGTCGTTCGGCGCCTTCGGCGGCCGCGGCGACATCATGCGGCGTTACGATCCACGCCAGGCCGATGCCTGGCCGCACGCCGGCACCTTCAACAACAACGTGCTGACCATGGCCGCCGGCGTCGCCGGCCTGACGAAGATCTACACGCCGCAGAAGTCGATCGAGCTCAGCGCCCGGGGCGACGCCTTCCGCGCGAAGCTCAACGCCATCGGCGCGAAGGCCGGCGTGCCGCTCATGTGCACCGGCATGGGCTCGATCAACGTCGTGCATTTTCAGCGCACGCCCCTGCGCCGCCCCGCCGACGCCGGCAAGACGCCGATCGAGGCGCGCGCGCTGTTCCAGCTCTCGATGCTGGGTCGCGGCTACTACATCGCGCGCCGCGGCTTCAGCAGCCTCTCGGTCGTGCTCGAGCCGCAGCACTACGACGGCTTCCACGCCGCGGTCGAGGCCTTCTGCGAGGAGTACCGCTCGGTGCTGCAGGCATTGGACGGGTAG
- a CDS encoding ABC transporter ATP-binding protein — MIPGSNQPPLLEVRNLRVEFPTRRGTLVAVDDVSFSIAPGEVLGVVGESGAGKSLTGAAIIGLLEPPGRIAGGEVLLEGERIDNLPYELMRRIRGARIGAIFQDPLTSLNPLYSIGRQLVETIQTHLPLGVAEARKRAIDLLKEVGIPAAETRVDHYPHQFSGGMRQRVVIALALCANPRLIVADEPTTALDVSIQAQIIALLKRLCREHGTAVMLVTHDMGVIAETADRVAVMYAGRLAEIGPVRDVVKNASHPYTRGLMGSIPSLGVRSERLTQIDGAMPRLTAIPSGCAFNPRCPEAGARCTVERPELMPAGVTRAACWLYDAGGVGPALARETANA; from the coding sequence CTGCGCGTCGAGTTCCCGACGCGGCGCGGCACCCTGGTCGCGGTCGACGATGTCTCGTTCTCCATCGCGCCGGGCGAGGTCCTGGGTGTCGTCGGCGAGTCCGGCGCCGGCAAGTCGCTGACCGGCGCGGCGATCATCGGCCTGCTCGAGCCGCCCGGCCGCATCGCCGGCGGCGAGGTCCTGCTCGAGGGCGAGCGCATCGACAACCTGCCCTACGAGCTGATGCGCCGGATCCGCGGCGCGCGCATCGGCGCGATTTTCCAGGACCCGCTGACCAGCCTCAACCCGCTCTATTCGATCGGCCGCCAGCTGGTCGAGACCATCCAGACGCACCTGCCGCTGGGGGTGGCCGAAGCGCGCAAGCGCGCGATCGATCTCCTCAAGGAGGTCGGCATTCCCGCCGCCGAGACGCGCGTCGATCACTATCCGCACCAGTTCTCCGGCGGCATGCGCCAGCGCGTCGTGATCGCGCTGGCGCTTTGCGCCAATCCGCGCCTGATCGTCGCCGACGAGCCGACCACGGCGCTCGACGTGTCGATCCAGGCGCAGATCATCGCCCTGCTCAAGCGGCTGTGCCGCGAGCACGGCACGGCGGTAATGCTGGTGACGCACGACATGGGCGTGATCGCCGAGACCGCCGATCGCGTCGCCGTCATGTACGCCGGCCGCCTGGCCGAGATCGGGCCCGTGCGCGACGTGGTGAAGAACGCCAGCCATCCCTACACGCGCGGCCTGATGGGCTCGATCCCCAGCCTCGGCGTGCGCAGCGAGCGGCTGACGCAGATCGACGGCGCCATGCCGCGGCTGACGGCGATCCCCAGCGGCTGCGCCTTCAACCCGCGCTGCCCCGAGGCCGGTGCGCGCTGCACCGTCGAGCGTCCCGAGCTGATGCCGGCCGGCGTGACCCGCGCGGCGTGCTGGCTCTATGACGCCGGAGGCGTCGGTCCGGCCCTGGCGAGGGAGACGGCGAATGCCTGA
- a CDS encoding glutathione S-transferase: MLTLYHAPQSRSSRIVWLLEELEAPYELKIVDISRMDGSGKADPDNPHPDKKAPALLDDGALVTESAAVCLYLTDKFPAKGIGPAVGDPLRGPYVSWLAYNAGVIEMIMHMEFAGLMDNQALRRTFRGREEYDARILGALQAGPYLLGERFSGADVLIGSTGMWMRNMMPKGKVVDDYLARLAARPALARARARDGAIPK; this comes from the coding sequence ATGCTGACGCTCTATCACGCGCCGCAATCGCGCTCCTCCCGCATCGTCTGGCTGCTGGAGGAGCTCGAGGCGCCGTACGAGCTGAAGATCGTCGACATCTCGCGCATGGACGGCTCGGGTAAGGCCGATCCGGACAATCCGCATCCCGACAAGAAGGCGCCGGCGCTCCTCGACGACGGCGCGCTGGTCACCGAATCGGCGGCGGTCTGCCTGTACCTGACCGACAAGTTCCCGGCCAAGGGCATCGGCCCGGCGGTCGGCGATCCATTGCGCGGACCCTACGTGTCGTGGCTCGCCTACAACGCCGGCGTGATCGAGATGATCATGCACATGGAGTTCGCCGGCCTAATGGACAACCAGGCGCTGCGCCGCACCTTCCGCGGCCGCGAGGAGTACGATGCGCGCATCCTCGGCGCGCTCCAAGCCGGGCCGTATCTGCTGGGCGAGCGCTTCTCGGGCGCCGACGTGCTGATCGGCAGCACCGGGATGTGGATGCGCAACATGATGCCCAAGGGCAAGGTGGTCGACGACTACCTCGCGCGGCTGGCCGCGCGCCCGGCGCTGGCGCGGGCCCGTGCCAGGGACGGCGCGATTCCCAAGTAA
- a CDS encoding TMEM165/GDT1 family protein encodes MDAFLVSTAVVALAECGDKTQLLALALAARLRRPIPIALGILAATLLNHAAAGYVGHLLSGVLEGDWQRWVLGVSFIAMAAWTLIPDRDDGTTAREAASGWAAFVTTSIAFFLVEMGDKTQIATVALAARFDLLAAVVVGTTAGMMLANAPVVWLGHTLADRLPLRALRLAASLLFAALGVLTLAGVSL; translated from the coding sequence ATGGACGCGTTCCTCGTCTCGACCGCCGTCGTCGCGCTGGCCGAATGCGGCGACAAGACCCAGCTGCTTGCCCTGGCCCTCGCGGCGCGGCTGCGCCGGCCGATCCCCATCGCGCTCGGCATCCTCGCCGCGACCCTGCTGAACCACGCCGCCGCCGGCTATGTCGGCCACCTGCTGAGCGGCGTGCTGGAGGGCGACTGGCAGCGCTGGGTGCTGGGCGTGTCCTTCATCGCCATGGCCGCCTGGACGCTGATCCCCGACAGGGACGACGGCACTACGGCGCGCGAGGCGGCGAGCGGCTGGGCGGCCTTCGTCACCACCTCGATCGCCTTCTTCCTGGTCGAGATGGGCGACAAGACGCAGATCGCCACGGTGGCGCTGGCGGCGCGCTTCGACCTCTTGGCCGCGGTCGTCGTCGGCACCACCGCCGGCATGATGCTGGCCAACGCGCCGGTGGTCTGGCTGGGCCACACCCTGGCCGATCGCCTGCCCCTGCGCGCCTTGCGCCTCGCAGCCAGCCTGCTCTTCGCCGCGCTCGGCGTGCTGACCCTGGCTGGCGTCTCGCTGTGA
- a CDS encoding hydroxymethylglutaryl-CoA lyase, producing the protein MNLPKRVRLVEVGPRDGLQNEARPVPVDVKVELIDRLTAAGHTTVEAGSFVSPKWVPQMASTDEVMARIKRKPGVSYPVLVPNKLGMNGAIEAKCEEVAVFTAASEAFCKANTNCTIDESFERFAPVIEAAQRHNIRVRGYVSVVAGCPYSGDVDPRIVADVSERLFRMGCYEVSLGDSIGVGTPAKCVAMIEAVAERMPREKIAAHFHDTYGQSLANILAVMERGITVFDTAVGGLGGCPYAKGASGNVGTEDVLYLLNGLGIEHGVDLDAIAATGRFICEALGRQPASKVAQALKANLAA; encoded by the coding sequence ATGAACCTGCCCAAGCGTGTGCGACTGGTCGAGGTCGGGCCCCGCGACGGCCTGCAGAACGAGGCCAGGCCGGTGCCGGTCGACGTCAAGGTCGAGCTGATCGACCGTTTGACGGCCGCCGGCCACACGACCGTGGAGGCCGGCAGCTTCGTGTCGCCCAAATGGGTGCCGCAGATGGCCAGCACCGACGAGGTGATGGCCAGGATCAAGCGCAAGCCGGGCGTGTCCTATCCCGTGCTGGTGCCCAACAAGCTGGGCATGAACGGCGCCATCGAGGCCAAGTGCGAGGAGGTCGCGGTCTTCACCGCCGCCTCCGAGGCGTTCTGCAAGGCCAACACAAACTGCACCATCGACGAGAGCTTCGAGCGCTTCGCCCCGGTGATCGAGGCGGCGCAGCGCCACAACATCCGGGTGCGCGGCTACGTCTCGGTCGTCGCCGGCTGCCCGTATTCGGGCGACGTCGACCCAAGAATCGTCGCCGATGTCTCGGAGCGGCTGTTCCGCATGGGTTGCTATGAGGTTTCTCTTGGCGACTCCATCGGCGTGGGCACGCCGGCGAAATGCGTGGCGATGATCGAGGCGGTGGCCGAGCGCATGCCGCGCGAGAAGATCGCGGCGCATTTCCACGACACCTACGGCCAGTCGCTGGCCAATATCCTGGCGGTGATGGAACGCGGCATCACCGTGTTCGACACCGCCGTCGGCGGGCTGGGCGGCTGCCCCTACGCCAAGGGCGCTTCGGGCAATGTCGGGACCGAGGACGTGCTCTACCTGCTCAATGGCCTGGGCATCGAGCACGGCGTCGATCTCGACGCCATCGCCGCCACCGGCCGCTTCATCTGTGAAGCGCTGGGGCGTCAGCCGGCGTCGAAGGTGGCACAGGCGCTAAAGGCGAATCTGGCGGCGTAG
- a CDS encoding aminotransferase class IV, whose protein sequence is MTALSNSRVAWFNGQWMPEGQVVIPFRDRSWKYGDGAFDMTRTFDGRIFRIKEHIDRFYRSLRYLHIDPGMAPKEMVALSEEAVQRNEHLREKDGDFWVGQRVSRGVDAIGDEGWDHTGPNVVIEVLPLPLAKRAKYFRDGADVMTTAMRRTAPTMLSPRAKTHNYLNMIVAERPVKAMNPDAWAILLDENGNLAEGLGSNIFIVREGVLLTPSERYVLPGVSRQMTMDMAKKLGIRCEQADIDLFDAANAEEMFLTSTSLCILPVRAFNGEKVADGKVPGPITRRLTDAYIAEVKCDFVQQYLSKLAA, encoded by the coding sequence ATGACCGCCCTGTCGAATTCCCGCGTCGCCTGGTTCAACGGCCAGTGGATGCCCGAGGGCCAGGTGGTGATCCCCTTCCGCGACCGCAGCTGGAAGTACGGCGACGGCGCCTTCGACATGACGCGCACCTTCGACGGCCGCATCTTCCGCATCAAGGAGCACATCGACCGCTTCTACCGCTCGCTGCGCTACCTGCACATCGATCCCGGCATGGCGCCCAAGGAAATGGTGGCGCTGAGCGAGGAAGCCGTGCAGCGCAACGAGCATCTGCGCGAGAAGGACGGCGATTTCTGGGTCGGCCAGCGCGTGAGCCGCGGCGTCGACGCGATCGGCGACGAGGGCTGGGACCATACCGGGCCCAACGTGGTGATCGAGGTGCTGCCGCTGCCGCTGGCCAAGCGCGCGAAGTACTTCCGCGACGGCGCCGACGTGATGACCACGGCGATGCGGCGCACCGCGCCGACGATGCTCAGCCCGCGCGCCAAGACGCACAACTACCTCAACATGATCGTCGCCGAGCGCCCGGTGAAGGCGATGAACCCCGACGCCTGGGCGATCCTGCTCGACGAGAACGGCAACCTCGCCGAGGGCCTGGGCAGCAACATCTTCATCGTGCGCGAGGGTGTGCTCCTGACCCCCAGCGAGCGCTACGTGCTGCCCGGCGTCTCCCGGCAGATGACCATGGACATGGCGAAGAAGCTCGGCATCCGCTGCGAGCAGGCCGACATCGACCTGTTCGACGCCGCCAACGCCGAGGAGATGTTCCTGACCTCGACGTCGCTCTGCATCCTGCCGGTGCGCGCCTTCAACGGCGAGAAGGTCGCCGACGGCAAGGTGCCGGGGCCGATCACCAGACGGCTCACCGACGCCTATATCGCCGAGGTGAAGTGCGACTTCGTCCAGCAATACCTCAGCAAGCTGGCCGCCTAG
- a CDS encoding ATP-binding cassette domain-containing protein has protein sequence MPDSGVAVVRPPSSGGKPLVRLSSLRRYFDVSPPWLARVLERKPRAIVQAVAGIDIEIRKGETFSLVGESGCGKSTVARLVVGLYPPTDGSIEFDGNDMAQKRGGAEMAAIRRRMQMIFQDPFASLNPRWRVFDIIAEPIRAFRLASSSQEVRRRVDDLLRQVKLTPADGAKYPHEFSGGQRQRISIARALASRPEFLVCDEPTSALDVSVQAQILNLMMELQREHGLTYLFISHNLAVVYHISTRVGVMYLGRLVEVADTDTLFRRPKHPYTRMLLDTIPDLDMTGRQRAPVAGEVPSPINPPSGCAFHPRCPFANDRCKRERPASIPIEGGLVACHAIEEGRLTIEDRSYGARA, from the coding sequence ATGCCTGACAGCGGCGTCGCAGTGGTCCGTCCGCCATCGAGCGGCGGCAAGCCCCTGGTGCGGCTCTCCTCGCTGAGGCGCTACTTCGACGTCTCGCCGCCCTGGCTGGCGCGCGTGCTGGAGCGCAAGCCGCGCGCCATCGTGCAGGCGGTGGCCGGCATCGACATCGAGATCAGGAAGGGCGAGACCTTCTCGCTGGTGGGCGAATCGGGCTGCGGCAAGTCGACGGTGGCGCGCCTCGTCGTCGGCCTCTATCCGCCGACCGACGGCTCGATCGAGTTCGACGGCAACGACATGGCGCAGAAGCGCGGCGGCGCCGAGATGGCGGCGATCCGCCGGCGCATGCAGATGATCTTCCAGGATCCGTTCGCCAGCCTCAATCCGCGCTGGCGCGTGTTCGACATCATCGCCGAGCCGATCCGCGCCTTCAGGCTGGCGAGCTCCTCGCAGGAGGTTCGCAGGCGTGTCGATGACCTGCTGCGCCAGGTCAAGCTGACGCCGGCCGACGGCGCGAAGTATCCGCACGAATTCTCCGGCGGCCAGCGCCAGCGCATCTCGATCGCGCGCGCGCTCGCCAGCCGTCCCGAGTTCCTGGTGTGCGATGAGCCGACCTCGGCGCTCGACGTCTCGGTGCAGGCGCAGATCCTCAACCTGATGATGGAGCTGCAGCGCGAGCACGGGCTGACCTATCTGTTCATCAGCCACAATCTCGCGGTCGTCTATCACATCAGCACGCGGGTGGGCGTGATGTATCTCGGCCGGCTGGTCGAGGTCGCCGACACCGACACGCTGTTCCGGCGGCCCAAGCATCCCTATACCCGGATGCTGCTGGACACGATTCCTGACCTGGACATGACGGGCCGTCAGCGCGCGCCGGTGGCGGGCGAGGTGCCCAGCCCGATCAACCCGCCCTCGGGATGCGCCTTCCATCCGCGCTGCCCCTTCGCCAACGACCGCTGCAAGCGCGAGCGGCCGGCGTCGATTCCGATCGAAGGTGGCCTGGTGGCCTGTCATGCCATCGAGGAAGGCCGACTGACGATCGAGGACCGCAGCTACGGCGCCCGCGCCTGA
- a CDS encoding phytanoyl-CoA dioxygenase family protein has translation MACALNEAQIRAYEEDGLVIARGLFAADEVELLRGAMERDPSVRGHMLDRLDGEGRSTRISLWNRAGDSVYGLAARCDRMVDTVTRLLGGEVYHYQSKLTAKEPHVGGAWEWHQDYGYWYHNGCLRPDLLSCMIALDRSDRGNGCLQIVRGSHRLGRIDHTPLTQGQNEVDPKRMEHILARYPVEYCELDPGDVLIFHSNAIHRSDANRSANRRWTLLVCYNRVDNDTVTKDDDRYYVPLERVDDGAIRRAGVKFADGSDQEHFASKPFVPKVTIEA, from the coding sequence ATGGCCTGCGCGCTGAACGAGGCGCAGATCCGCGCCTATGAGGAAGACGGGCTGGTGATCGCCCGCGGTCTCTTCGCCGCCGACGAAGTCGAGCTGCTGCGCGGCGCGATGGAGCGCGATCCGTCGGTGCGCGGGCACATGCTCGACCGCCTCGACGGCGAAGGTCGCTCGACCCGCATCTCGCTGTGGAACCGCGCCGGCGACAGCGTCTATGGCCTGGCGGCACGCTGCGATCGCATGGTCGATACCGTGACCCGCCTGCTGGGCGGGGAGGTCTATCACTACCAGTCCAAGCTCACCGCCAAGGAGCCGCATGTCGGCGGCGCCTGGGAATGGCACCAGGACTACGGCTACTGGTACCACAATGGCTGCCTGCGGCCCGACCTGCTGTCGTGCATGATCGCGCTCGATCGCTCGGACCGCGGCAACGGCTGCTTGCAGATCGTGCGCGGCTCGCACAGGCTCGGGCGCATCGACCACACGCCGCTGACCCAGGGACAGAACGAGGTCGACCCGAAGCGCATGGAGCACATCCTGGCGCGCTATCCCGTCGAGTACTGCGAGCTCGACCCGGGCGACGTGCTGATCTTCCACAGCAACGCCATCCACCGCAGCGACGCCAACCGCTCGGCCAACCGGCGCTGGACCCTGCTGGTCTGCTACAACCGCGTCGACAACGACACGGTGACGAAGGACGACGACCGCTACTACGTGCCGCTCGAGCGCGTCGACGACGGCGCCATCCGCCGCGCCGGCGTGAAATTCGCCGACGGCTCGGACCAGGAGCATTTCGCCTCCAAACCCTTCGTGCCCAAGGTCACGATCGAGGCGTGA
- a CDS encoding universal stress protein, with protein sequence MTYKTIVVQLDDNKESVSRIRLALELAQACRARLIGLAVMPRVRLPAGVDGMALGNAVLARQAEANRERLAVARQLFEDTTKGSAVEVEFHGAVADATGAMNEELRYADIGVVGQRDPDKSIGDMYTNLPEAVAMESHRPVVVVPHIGYSKPVGRKVLLAWNDSPEAMRAATDAMPLLQAAEKVTLLVVDGHKREANENGHDDPPGSKAAGWLARHGVNVELINDVSDGTDVGSIILSRVSDLDIDLVVMGIYGHSKLRETLFGGASRTMLGHMTVPTLIAH encoded by the coding sequence ATGACCTACAAGACAATCGTCGTGCAGCTCGACGACAACAAGGAATCGGTGTCGCGCATCCGCCTCGCGCTCGAGCTTGCCCAGGCCTGCCGCGCCCGGCTGATCGGTCTGGCCGTCATGCCGCGCGTCCGTCTGCCCGCCGGCGTCGACGGCATGGCGCTCGGCAACGCGGTGCTGGCGCGTCAGGCCGAAGCCAACCGCGAACGCCTCGCCGTCGCACGCCAGCTGTTCGAGGACACGACGAAAGGCAGCGCTGTCGAGGTCGAGTTCCACGGCGCCGTCGCCGACGCGACCGGGGCGATGAACGAGGAGCTGCGCTACGCCGATATCGGCGTGGTCGGCCAGCGCGATCCCGACAAGTCCATCGGCGACATGTACACCAACCTTCCGGAGGCGGTGGCGATGGAGTCGCACCGGCCGGTGGTGGTCGTGCCGCATATCGGCTACAGCAAGCCGGTGGGCCGCAAGGTCCTGCTGGCGTGGAACGACAGCCCCGAGGCGATGCGCGCGGCGACCGACGCCATGCCGCTGCTGCAGGCTGCGGAGAAGGTCACGCTGCTGGTGGTCGACGGCCACAAGCGCGAGGCGAACGAGAACGGCCACGACGACCCGCCGGGCAGCAAGGCGGCCGGCTGGCTGGCGCGCCACGGCGTCAACGTCGAGCTGATCAACGACGTGTCCGACGGCACCGATGTCGGCAGCATCATCCTCTCGCGAGTCTCCGATCTCGACATCGACCTGGTGGTCATGGGCATCTACGGCCATTCCAAGCTGCGCGAGACGCTGTTCGGCGGCGCCAGCCGGACCATGCTCGGCCACATGACGGTGCCCACCCTGATCGCCCACTAG
- a CDS encoding NUDIX domain-containing protein, producing MRDRVAARLRLKGVETLHEGWSKLRRATFDWLRRDGRWQELRRETYDRGDGVAVLLRDRARGTILLTRQFRYPTWVNGHHGMMIEVCAGRLDGADPVAGIGREIEEETGYAVSALCEVMQVFPSPGSVTERLHLFVGDYDASRRVSAGGGAESEGEDIELIETTLEEALAMVARGEILDAKTIILLQHARLNGLA from the coding sequence GTGAGGGATCGGGTCGCCGCGCGCCTGCGCCTGAAGGGCGTCGAGACGCTGCACGAGGGCTGGTCGAAGCTCCGGCGCGCCACCTTCGACTGGCTGCGCCGCGACGGGCGCTGGCAGGAACTCCGGCGCGAGACCTACGACCGCGGCGACGGCGTCGCGGTGCTGCTGCGCGACCGCGCGCGCGGCACCATCCTGCTGACGCGCCAGTTCCGCTATCCGACCTGGGTCAACGGCCATCACGGCATGATGATCGAGGTCTGCGCCGGCAGGCTCGACGGCGCCGATCCCGTCGCCGGCATAGGCCGCGAGATCGAGGAGGAGACCGGCTACGCGGTCTCCGCGCTCTGCGAAGTGATGCAGGTCTTTCCCAGCCCCGGCTCGGTGACCGAGCGGCTGCACCTCTTCGTCGGCGACTACGACGCCTCGAGGCGCGTTTCCGCCGGCGGCGGAGCGGAGAGCGAGGGCGAGGACATCGAGCTGATCGAGACCACGCTCGAGGAGGCGCTGGCGATGGTGGCGCGGGGCGAGATCCTCGACGCCAAGACCATCATCCTGCTGCAGCACGCCAGGCTCAACGGGCTGGCCTGA